A portion of the Candidatus Pristimantibacillus lignocellulolyticus genome contains these proteins:
- a CDS encoding GNAT family N-acetyltransferase: MLSSLSNIIRDNFIHKVTLLGKYTDKINVSETQDYIRVDSGLPSDTFNNIVLLKQIAQQSKSTIIQEAVHYFTQKKLPMALWSWEDGIDNTVEYLQDIGLKKAETNIAMYANLHTLLPSINYLEEYIMTEVSSSKEIEQYAEVLASLFGDSEEATQVRAYYKYLTELPSLHHTEIKLYIGVFRNEVVSTGSLLINNNSVGIYDIATRQEFRGKGFGSAMFNFLITEAQKLNTSHCVLQASTDGINIYKKSGFESICNVNVYENRHLFE; encoded by the coding sequence ATGCTATCAAGTCTATCTAATATAATTAGAGATAACTTTATACATAAAGTTACTTTGTTAGGAAAGTATACAGACAAAATCAACGTAAGTGAAACTCAGGACTATATTAGAGTGGATAGTGGACTGCCTTCAGATACATTCAATAACATTGTATTGCTTAAGCAAATTGCGCAACAATCTAAATCAACCATTATCCAAGAAGCGGTTCACTACTTTACTCAGAAGAAATTGCCAATGGCTCTGTGGTCATGGGAAGACGGTATTGACAATACTGTTGAATATCTACAAGATATAGGTCTAAAAAAAGCAGAAACTAATATCGCTATGTATGCAAATTTACATACATTACTTCCAAGTATTAATTATCTGGAAGAGTATATTATGACCGAGGTTTCCTCCTCTAAGGAAATCGAACAATACGCGGAAGTACTAGCATCATTATTTGGTGATTCTGAAGAAGCGACTCAAGTCCGTGCCTACTATAAATATTTAACTGAGTTACCTTCACTTCATCATACAGAGATAAAATTATATATTGGTGTTTTTCGAAATGAAGTGGTTTCAACAGGATCTCTACTAATCAATAACAACAGTGTAGGTATCTATGATATTGCAACACGACAAGAATTCAGAGGAAAAGGTTTTGGTTCAGCAATGTTTAATTTTCTAATTACAGAAGCCCAGAAGCTAAATACCAGCCATTGCGTACTTCAGGCTTCAACTGACGGGATCAATATTTATAAGAAGTCAGGATTTGAATCCATCTGTAATGTCAACGTGTATGAAAATCGACATCTGTTCGAATAG
- a CDS encoding class I SAM-dependent methyltransferase, whose translation MFSYYSSLCTEVYDLTKPVGYSLAGDIEYYQDRLKTCQGRILEAGVGSGRCIIPLLEAGLTVDGIDYSPEMLDSCRARFEERGLTANLYEGQLQDFSLPVTYDAIIVPSGSFCLIEKLEDSQSTLKSFYKHLVPGGKLIIDLVYPHGWKTGEITTSTFSLPNGDGITMENKSVEIDWINQCTVSYLRYEKWRQGKLIQSELQRMALRWYGIEEMKLILESNGFTDITYSADYVFQREPSRGSDIITIEAVRKQDIQTD comes from the coding sequence ATGTTTAGTTATTACAGTTCACTTTGTACTGAAGTCTATGATCTCACAAAACCGGTTGGGTATTCATTAGCTGGAGATATTGAGTATTATCAAGATCGCTTAAAAACATGTCAGGGGCGTATTCTTGAAGCTGGAGTTGGCTCTGGGCGTTGTATCATTCCACTTCTTGAAGCTGGACTTACAGTGGATGGCATCGATTATTCGCCAGAGATGTTGGATTCCTGTAGAGCACGTTTTGAAGAGAGAGGATTAACTGCTAACTTATATGAAGGTCAATTACAAGATTTTTCGTTACCGGTTACTTATGATGCGATTATTGTTCCGTCGGGCTCTTTTTGTTTGATCGAGAAGCTTGAAGATTCGCAGAGTACATTGAAATCTTTCTATAAGCACCTTGTTCCAGGAGGTAAACTAATTATTGATCTAGTCTATCCTCATGGATGGAAAACGGGAGAGATTACTACTTCCACTTTTTCGCTACCTAATGGCGATGGGATTACGATGGAAAACAAATCTGTTGAAATAGACTGGATAAATCAATGTACTGTATCTTATCTTAGATACGAGAAATGGCGACAAGGTAAATTAATCCAAAGCGAGTTACAACGGATGGCATTGCGTTGGTATGGAATTGAGGAAATGAAATTAATTCTAGAAAGTAACGGCTTTACGGATATAACATATTCTGCTGATTACGTTTTCCAAAGGGAACCTTCTCGTGGAAGTGACATTATTACAATCGAAGCGGTACGAAAGCAAGATATACAAACCGATTAA
- a CDS encoding MBL fold metallo-hydrolase translates to MPLGNVNAYLLKDPKDKQIVLIDTGAPGSASKIKEAINSIGHQLSDLKAILLTHCHGDHAGSVAVLKREAPQVKIYASKFEAPIVEEGLKQRAMTPSPGIMNKLLFKLFVTDHPIEAVPVDVKLNGGESIDVAGGINVIEIPGHSLGQLAFSLPQLGGIMFVADAASNMPRLGWSIGHEDIITAKQSLKKLANLDFEIACFGHGKPIMTGASQKFRNKWDNK, encoded by the coding sequence TTGCCGTTAGGAAATGTAAATGCCTATTTGTTGAAAGATCCGAAAGATAAGCAGATAGTACTGATCGATACTGGTGCTCCAGGAAGTGCGTCAAAAATAAAAGAAGCTATAAACTCCATTGGTCATCAACTATCAGATTTGAAGGCGATTCTACTTACGCATTGTCATGGTGATCATGCCGGAAGCGTCGCAGTATTGAAGCGGGAAGCTCCACAAGTGAAAATTTATGCTAGCAAGTTTGAAGCTCCAATTGTAGAGGAAGGTTTGAAGCAAAGAGCAATGACACCTTCTCCAGGGATTATGAACAAGCTATTATTTAAGCTGTTTGTCACTGACCATCCAATTGAAGCAGTTCCGGTTGATGTGAAACTTAATGGAGGAGAGAGCATCGATGTTGCAGGAGGAATAAACGTAATTGAGATTCCAGGCCATAGTCTAGGGCAACTTGCTTTTTCATTACCGCAGCTTGGGGGAATTATGTTTGTCGCTGATGCAGCATCAAATATGCCGAGACTTGGTTGGAGTATAGGGCATGAAGATATAATTACGGCTAAACAAAGTCTAAAAAAGTTAGCAAATTTAGATTTCGAGATCGCTTGTTTTGGTCATGGTAAGCCTATTATGACGGGAGCATCGCAAAAATTTCGAAACAAATGGGATAATAAATGA
- a CDS encoding EcsC family protein, producing the protein MISTDTKQQLEIEIQEVQAWEQDQKDLWFWEKLGRLPFMLLDKVTPKFIQQKLGQAVEEIGGYVQNGGKYLISEKSILEQVQQNAITAMQSEKSEVESINRTEPLTLDQCATLPMAVMNKTADQLSTSRSSMAMIQGATTGIGGFLTLAVDIPAILGLSLKIIQEIAISYGFDPKQKEERIFAVKVMQFASSDIVGKKAILEDLEGFGNGERNQQMISQLQGWQEVIALYRDNFGWKKLFQLIPVAGVLFGAFINKGMLNDVAEAAKMLYRKRRALQKLEALGE; encoded by the coding sequence ATGATATCGACGGATACGAAGCAGCAGCTTGAGATAGAGATACAAGAAGTCCAAGCATGGGAGCAAGATCAGAAAGATTTATGGTTTTGGGAAAAGCTAGGCAGACTGCCCTTTATGCTACTAGATAAAGTAACACCCAAATTTATTCAGCAGAAGCTTGGACAAGCAGTTGAAGAAATAGGTGGATATGTGCAAAATGGTGGGAAATATCTAATCTCGGAGAAAAGTATACTAGAACAAGTTCAACAAAATGCAATAACTGCTATGCAATCTGAAAAAAGTGAAGTCGAATCAATTAATCGTACGGAACCTCTAACGCTAGATCAATGTGCCACTTTACCAATGGCAGTTATGAATAAGACAGCTGACCAACTATCGACGAGCCGTTCTTCTATGGCCATGATACAAGGCGCAACAACTGGAATTGGAGGGTTTCTTACTTTAGCGGTTGATATCCCTGCTATATTGGGTCTTTCATTAAAAATTATTCAAGAAATCGCGATTAGCTACGGCTTTGATCCAAAACAGAAGGAAGAACGGATATTTGCAGTTAAAGTTATGCAGTTCGCTTCTTCTGACATCGTAGGCAAAAAAGCTATTCTTGAAGATCTTGAGGGTTTTGGTAATGGGGAACGTAATCAGCAAATGATATCACAATTACAAGGTTGGCAAGAAGTTATTGCTCTTTATCGTGATAACTTCGGTTGGAAAAAATTATTTCAACTCATACCAGTTGCCGGAGTGTTGTTCGGTGCTTTCATAAACAAAGGAATGCTGAACGACGTCGCAGAAGCTGCTAAAATGTTATATCGTAAAAGAAGAGCGTTACAGAAGTTAGAAGCACTTGGCGAATAA
- a CDS encoding GyrI-like domain-containing protein → MNYKIVEKEAFSIFGVESIVTTENGENLRQIPEIWTKAFAEGTIDRIINELDQPISSTGISPVNAVMCYRETGGMTFPYMLYANNPIGGAPEGYTTVEIPALTWVIFTTVEYTKDQTTEQVQLLWKRIFSEWFPVASYEQVHGPQFEVYGTAESGREYCEVWIPVVKK, encoded by the coding sequence ATGAATTATAAAATTGTTGAAAAAGAAGCTTTTTCTATTTTTGGTGTTGAATCCATTGTTACTACTGAAAATGGAGAGAATCTAAGGCAGATCCCTGAGATATGGACTAAGGCCTTTGCTGAAGGAACAATTGACCGGATTATCAATGAGTTAGATCAACCTATTTCAAGCACCGGGATTTCACCTGTTAATGCAGTCATGTGTTATCGTGAAACTGGTGGGATGACATTCCCTTATATGCTTTATGCTAATAATCCAATAGGAGGCGCACCAGAAGGATACACTACTGTTGAAATTCCTGCACTAACATGGGTAATCTTCACTACAGTCGAATATACGAAAGATCAAACGACAGAGCAGGTTCAATTGTTGTGGAAGCGGATATTTAGTGAATGGTTCCCGGTAGCGAGCTATGAGCAAGTTCATGGTCCTCAGTTTGAAGTATACGGTACAGCTGAGAGTGGTAGAGAGTATTGTGAAGTATGGATTCCTGTTGTTAAGAAATAA
- a CDS encoding DNA-3-methyladenine glycosylase 2 family protein: protein MKTVETQMFEYGQVEIDYLSEVDEVLGQAMTRIGRIERVIIPDLFAALVHAIVGQLISVKAVNTIWERMQSRFGEITAHNIALQHVDDIQKFGMTMKKAIYIKDISYAVSQDIIHLEELHHLSDKEVITLLMKFNGVGQWTAEMILMNSMKRPNIVSWGDIAIRRGMMKLYGLQTITKEQFEQYRETYSPFGSVASIYLWHIAAE, encoded by the coding sequence ATGAAGACCGTTGAAACTCAAATGTTTGAGTATGGACAAGTAGAAATAGATTACTTAAGTGAAGTAGATGAAGTATTGGGACAAGCAATGACGAGGATCGGTAGAATCGAGCGTGTTATTATCCCAGATTTGTTTGCTGCACTTGTCCACGCTATTGTAGGTCAGCTTATTTCTGTCAAGGCAGTCAACACCATTTGGGAAAGAATGCAGTCTCGTTTTGGGGAAATCACTGCTCACAACATTGCACTGCAACATGTTGACGATATTCAAAAATTTGGCATGACGATGAAGAAGGCAATCTACATTAAAGATATTTCATATGCTGTGTCTCAAGATATAATTCATTTGGAGGAGCTTCATCATTTATCAGATAAAGAAGTGATTACATTGCTAATGAAATTCAATGGAGTTGGGCAATGGACGGCTGAAATGATACTGATGAATTCAATGAAACGGCCAAACATCGTAAGTTGGGGTGATATTGCCATTCGACGTGGCATGATGAAATTATATGGTCTTCAAACGATTACGAAAGAGCAGTTTGAACAATACCGAGAAACGTATTCTCCGTTCGGTTCAGTGGCTTCAATCTACTTATGGCATATAGCAGCTGAATAG
- a CDS encoding BlaI/MecI/CopY family transcriptional regulator: MIKLNKLVAKITDSEAEILRVIWEADGELPIAEIRKKLEQTSSWDSSTIKTLLRRLCEKGVVLATQKEVFYYRSLISEAEYNEYNTQSLIDRLFAGSAKNLVASLLGSKKLNERDIEELRSMFKVGGRNERDN; this comes from the coding sequence GTGATAAAACTGAACAAATTAGTAGCTAAAATAACGGATTCTGAGGCTGAAATATTACGTGTTATATGGGAAGCGGATGGTGAACTTCCTATTGCTGAGATTAGAAAAAAGCTTGAGCAGACAAGTTCATGGGATAGCTCTACGATTAAAACATTACTTCGTAGACTTTGTGAAAAAGGGGTAGTTTTAGCGACGCAAAAGGAAGTGTTTTATTATAGGTCATTAATAAGTGAGGCAGAGTATAACGAATATAATACTCAGAGCTTAATTGACCGTTTATTTGCAGGTAGTGCTAAAAATCTTGTAGCCTCTCTTTTAGGTAGCAAGAAGCTTAATGAGAGGGATATTGAGGAGCTAAGATCTATGTTTAAGGTAGGTGGTAGAAATGAACGAGATAATTAA
- a CDS encoding M56 family metallopeptidase has translation MNEIIKLILSLSLSGSILAVLVFVIKPFIKHRLSKTLQYYIWFVVLLRLIIPFSFEGSIINQLMYSDKTTEMINTQGTVQQVDSNSVSILSSLFISNPQGNVANGVYNNDIDHSRYFTNLVIESIFYIWLLGMIFALAINIMGYAKFSKQLKQRNILASDDENKLLATLTKGKTNVKLVRNRFTTTPLLIGVIRPQIIIPDYKFSKQQLENILLHELTHLRRYDLAMKWLIMIITSIHWFNPLMYIIKKAINRACEMSCDEAVIKNLNAEQKQNYGDTLIDVVAEQKYAVGALQVTMCEEKKHLKERLFAIMAYKKKPRLFMFISILIFLVVISSAVVLGANVGVVDGEISESKQLDQYVVSTPEHWSILSQPQSSMSFEENGKVVGGLDVTPYYPDQPLSQLRANHTEVIESHSLEGFFTKVIQERLQQTPPAASGDTTVTETLHFYFIIEDKNKAYHLYFNAQDVDEQVALNIAKSFTLHSSNISP, from the coding sequence ATGAACGAGATAATTAAACTTATTCTATCACTTTCCTTATCGGGTAGTATTCTTGCTGTATTGGTATTTGTAATAAAGCCATTTATTAAGCACAGATTATCCAAGACTCTACAGTATTACATATGGTTTGTAGTATTGCTTCGGTTAATCATCCCATTTTCATTTGAAGGAAGTATTATTAATCAGTTGATGTATAGTGATAAAACTACTGAAATGATAAATACTCAAGGTACTGTTCAACAAGTTGATAGTAATAGCGTTAGTATATTAAGTTCATTATTTATCTCTAATCCTCAGGGTAATGTAGCTAACGGTGTCTATAACAATGATATTGACCATAGTCGATACTTTACGAATCTAGTTATTGAATCTATTTTTTATATTTGGCTATTAGGTATGATCTTTGCCCTTGCAATAAATATAATGGGATATGCTAAATTTTCTAAACAGCTCAAGCAAAGAAATATATTAGCTTCAGATGATGAGAATAAATTGTTAGCTACGTTAACTAAAGGAAAAACAAACGTCAAGCTTGTAAGAAATCGCTTTACAACAACTCCACTATTGATTGGAGTAATAAGACCTCAAATTATTATACCGGATTATAAATTTAGCAAACAGCAACTTGAAAATATTTTACTCCATGAACTTACCCACCTAAGAAGATATGATCTCGCTATGAAATGGCTAATAATGATCATTACATCCATCCACTGGTTCAACCCACTTATGTATATCATCAAAAAAGCAATTAATCGAGCTTGTGAAATGTCATGCGATGAGGCTGTAATAAAGAACCTAAATGCAGAGCAAAAACAAAACTATGGCGATACGTTAATTGATGTTGTTGCAGAGCAAAAGTATGCTGTTGGAGCTCTACAGGTAACAATGTGCGAAGAGAAAAAGCATTTAAAGGAACGATTGTTTGCGATAATGGCTTATAAAAAGAAGCCTAGATTGTTCATGTTCATTTCAATACTTATATTTCTAGTTGTTATAAGCAGTGCTGTCGTATTAGGAGCAAATGTTGGGGTGGTCGATGGTGAGATATCAGAAAGTAAACAGCTAGATCAGTATGTAGTATCCACTCCTGAACATTGGTCGATTCTATCACAACCTCAATCTTCTATGTCTTTTGAAGAGAATGGCAAGGTCGTAGGTGGACTTGATGTAACTCCATATTACCCAGATCAGCCTCTATCTCAGTTGCGAGCAAATCATACAGAAGTAATTGAGTCTCATTCATTAGAGGGATTTTTTACGAAAGTTATACAGGAGAGATTGCAACAGACACCTCCTGCAGCATCTGGTGATACAACAGTAACAGAAACACTACATTTTTACTTTATCATTGAGGATAAAAATAAGGCATATCATCTATACTTCAACGCACAAGATGTTGATGAACAAGTTGCTTTAAATATTGCTAAAAGTTTTACATTACATTCAAGCAACATCTCTCCATGA
- a CDS encoding MFS transporter codes for MSHQKKKIHYAWWVLLGVALIVGLAKGGIMTAGGLFLTPVTQDLGIGMGSLTLYFSISSIVTMVFLPIAGKLMSKYNIRLVLIIGIILQAGSFAMFGLMNSVWGWYLFCIPMSIGSVFVAQMAGPILINNWFKKHNGLAMGIMVASGGLFGAILQPMAGNLIASNGWRYTYIFLGVLVMAIVIPTVLLTIRMAPQQKGLQPLGIAEEKNNDEKNNKQVEAKGVKASVALKSSAFYALLIFFFFVTSIGSFGQFVAPFAMNLGYNISFAGSAMGGWQIGTLIGALTFGILTDKIGAKNTAIFAMILGLVPVMMLLTVATKPIVFNIAIAIFGFIVASIGTLGPLLTTALFGNKEYGQIYSTAVIGLAIAGMVALPAYGYIAQLTGSYTAILYAVAIMMIINVIAVIFAFKGKKKLEAAGLWN; via the coding sequence ATGTCGCATCAAAAAAAGAAAATTCATTACGCTTGGTGGGTATTGCTAGGAGTAGCTCTCATAGTAGGTTTAGCCAAAGGTGGGATTATGACTGCCGGAGGATTGTTTCTAACACCCGTTACACAAGATTTAGGTATTGGGATGGGAAGCTTAACACTTTACTTTAGTATTTCATCGATAGTGACGATGGTTTTCCTACCTATCGCTGGTAAATTGATGAGTAAATATAACATTCGGCTAGTGTTAATTATCGGTATTATTCTACAGGCTGGATCATTTGCTATGTTTGGTCTTATGAATTCGGTATGGGGTTGGTATTTGTTCTGTATACCAATGTCGATCGGCTCTGTCTTTGTCGCTCAAATGGCAGGCCCTATACTAATCAATAACTGGTTCAAAAAACATAATGGTTTAGCCATGGGGATTATGGTTGCATCTGGTGGCTTGTTCGGAGCGATTCTTCAGCCTATGGCAGGTAACTTAATCGCAAGTAATGGTTGGAGATATACTTACATCTTTTTAGGTGTACTTGTTATGGCAATTGTGATTCCAACAGTACTACTAACGATTAGGATGGCACCACAACAAAAAGGACTTCAACCTCTTGGTATTGCTGAAGAAAAAAACAATGATGAAAAGAATAATAAGCAAGTAGAAGCTAAAGGAGTTAAAGCATCTGTTGCACTAAAATCCTCGGCATTTTACGCTTTACTCATCTTCTTCTTCTTTGTTACTTCTATAGGGAGCTTTGGTCAATTTGTAGCACCTTTTGCGATGAATTTGGGTTATAACATTTCCTTTGCAGGTTCTGCTATGGGGGGGTGGCAAATCGGTACGTTAATCGGAGCTTTAACATTCGGAATATTGACCGATAAGATTGGCGCAAAAAACACCGCGATTTTTGCAATGATCTTAGGTTTAGTTCCTGTTATGATGCTTTTAACGGTAGCAACTAAACCCATAGTGTTTAATATTGCTATTGCTATCTTTGGCTTCATCGTTGCATCCATCGGGACGTTAGGACCTTTGCTAACTACTGCTTTATTCGGAAATAAAGAATATGGCCAAATCTACTCGACTGCAGTTATCGGTTTAGCCATTGCAGGTATGGTCGCGTTACCTGCTTACGGATATATTGCACAGCTAACTGGTAGCTATACAGCAATCTTATATGCCGTTGCTATTATGATGATTATCAATGTGATCGCCGTCATCTTCGCCTTCAAAGGTAAAAAGAAACTGGAAGCGGCTGGCTTGTGGAATTAA
- a CDS encoding SDR family oxidoreductase gives MGRVKGKVALITGGASGIGLSAATLLAQEGAKVVIADFNVDAAVEAATSLKSQGFEASGVFLDAGKEESIKEAVEFTVATYGTINVLHNNVGLTNLRKDLDVINMDLEEWDHLMDVNLKSVLLGSRFALPHMIKAGGGSIINTASMAGFAGDITRTAYGASKGAVVNLTKYIAAQYGKHKIRCNGVAPGLILTPAAEKNMPPAVLEIFAKFNALPYHGEADDIGYTVLFLASDESKFITGQTIQVEGGHYGNNPTIADFSEYMFQAQANK, from the coding sequence ATGGGAAGAGTTAAGGGTAAAGTAGCATTAATAACAGGTGGAGCTTCAGGAATTGGATTGTCTGCAGCTACACTACTAGCCCAAGAAGGTGCTAAAGTAGTTATTGCAGATTTCAATGTTGATGCAGCAGTAGAAGCAGCAACGAGTCTTAAAAGTCAGGGCTTTGAAGCTTCTGGAGTTTTTCTAGATGCAGGTAAAGAGGAGTCCATAAAAGAAGCCGTAGAGTTTACGGTTGCAACATACGGAACAATTAATGTACTTCATAATAACGTTGGATTAACGAACTTGCGTAAAGATTTAGACGTAATCAATATGGATCTGGAAGAATGGGATCATCTAATGGATGTGAACCTTAAGAGTGTACTACTTGGTAGCCGTTTCGCTCTTCCTCATATGATCAAAGCAGGTGGCGGTTCTATCATTAATACAGCATCAATGGCTGGATTTGCTGGAGATATAACTCGTACAGCATATGGTGCTTCCAAAGGTGCTGTGGTCAATCTAACAAAATATATCGCAGCTCAATATGGTAAACATAAAATCCGTTGTAATGGCGTAGCTCCTGGTCTAATCTTAACGCCAGCAGCAGAGAAAAATATGCCGCCAGCAGTATTAGAAATTTTCGCGAAGTTTAATGCGCTACCTTATCATGGAGAAGCAGATGACATTGGCTACACAGTATTGTTCCTAGCTTCTGATGAATCTAAATTTATTACTGGTCAGACGATTCAAGTCGAGGGCGGACACTATGGTAATAATCCAACTATTGCCGATTTCTCAGAATATATGTTCCAAGCTCAAGCAAATAAGTAA
- a CDS encoding MFS transporter: MKSHPIYFLRITGILDGISLLVLLGIAMPLKYIWGIDLAVTIMGSIHGAIFITYVLTILFAAVRVKWSILWPVVALIAAFIPFANFVLDWKLKKAQVNYSVQPFNYALIVYSIVFFSFIDLFAQLPVMSTFATSVGASTFLVGFIVGLYSLTNTFGNILSGVMTDKVGPFKVLLMGLLLTSTALLLYRFVDSPALLIVVRIIHGFVAGLIVPAAFTFSANSTINEQQGKKVAFTGTFVGLAAIIGPAFSGILSSKTSVPFVFTCVALFGFLLVILAAILLRNHKLLKKTNDEAVSQSLVTLLNSGVLKAYLGAFFLMFSQGVIAYLLPLHVQSLGYESSLSGTLMSTFGIVAVLIFVLPTNRIFDRIAPSKTMALGIGLMGVSQLLISQSTTNLVLHIVLGLYGIGFALLFPSINTMLIKATPAELRGKAYGYFYAAFSLGVVVGSSVLGWLPITITEGFIFTGIILLLFATYVIVNKRRDLALNH; the protein is encoded by the coding sequence TTGAAATCACATCCTATTTATTTTTTGCGTATCACAGGTATTCTTGATGGTATTTCATTGTTAGTATTATTAGGTATTGCTATGCCGTTGAAATATATTTGGGGAATAGACCTAGCGGTAACAATTATGGGAAGTATTCATGGTGCAATTTTCATAACCTATGTACTCACTATACTATTTGCTGCAGTACGAGTGAAATGGAGCATACTATGGCCTGTTGTAGCACTAATCGCAGCTTTTATACCTTTCGCAAACTTTGTACTTGATTGGAAACTAAAAAAAGCGCAAGTCAATTATAGTGTTCAACCTTTTAACTATGCGCTAATTGTGTATAGTATTGTGTTTTTTTCTTTCATCGATTTATTCGCTCAACTGCCAGTCATGAGTACATTTGCAACTTCCGTTGGAGCTAGTACTTTTCTTGTAGGCTTTATCGTTGGCTTATACTCATTAACTAACACGTTCGGTAATATTTTATCTGGTGTTATGACTGATAAAGTAGGTCCTTTCAAAGTACTTCTAATGGGTTTGTTATTAACGAGTACTGCATTACTACTTTATCGATTCGTCGATTCACCTGCGTTATTAATCGTTGTTCGAATCATACATGGTTTTGTTGCTGGTCTCATTGTTCCTGCTGCATTTACATTCTCTGCGAATAGTACGATCAATGAGCAACAAGGAAAAAAGGTTGCCTTTACAGGTACTTTTGTCGGACTAGCTGCTATTATAGGTCCAGCTTTCAGCGGAATATTGTCAAGTAAAACATCCGTTCCTTTTGTCTTTACATGTGTCGCCTTGTTTGGATTTTTATTAGTCATACTTGCTGCCATTTTACTTCGAAATCACAAGCTATTGAAAAAAACCAATGACGAGGCAGTTAGTCAATCATTAGTCACACTTCTTAATTCAGGAGTACTCAAAGCATATTTAGGGGCATTTTTCTTAATGTTCTCTCAAGGTGTTATCGCTTATTTACTACCTTTGCATGTCCAATCACTAGGATATGAATCAAGTTTAAGTGGCACATTAATGAGTACTTTTGGTATCGTTGCCGTGCTAATTTTTGTACTTCCTACTAACCGTATTTTCGATCGGATTGCTCCATCAAAAACGATGGCTTTGGGAATTGGTTTAATGGGAGTAAGTCAGCTACTTATTAGCCAATCAACGACGAATTTAGTACTCCATATCGTATTAGGTTTGTATGGAATAGGCTTTGCCCTCTTGTTCCCATCCATTAATACGATGTTAATTAAAGCTACTCCAGCAGAATTACGAGGAAAAGCTTATGGTTATTTTTACGCTGCGTTCTCTTTAGGAGTTGTTGTAGGTTCGTCCGTTTTAGGTTGGCTGCCAATAACTATCACTGAAGGATTTATATTTACCGGTATCATTCTGTTGCTATTTGCCACTTATGTCATCGTAAACAAGCGTAGAGATCTAGCATTAAATCACTAA